The Polyangium aurulentum genomic interval ACGTGTGGCTCATCGTGGACGAGATCTATGCGGACCTCGTGTACGACGGGTTCGAGCACGTCTCGGTGCCGGCGATCGCCGATGATCTACGGGATCGAACGATCGTCGTGAGCGGCGTGAGCAAGACGTATGCGATGACCGGGTGGCGGATCGGCTGGAGCATCACGCCGCCGGAGGTCGCGAAGGCGCTCGACGTCGTGCAGGGGCAGAGCACGACGAACCCGACGGCGGTGGCGCAGGCGGCGGCGGTGGCGGCGCTCAGCGGGCCGCAGGACGACGTGCACGCGATGCGAGCGGCGTTCGAGCGGCGGCGCAACTTGATGGTCGAGGGGCTGCGGAGCATCCCGGGCGTGAGCTGTCGCATGCCCGAAGGGGCGTTTTATGCGTTCCCGGATGTGCGAGGGCTCTACGGCATCGCGCATGGCGGGGGGACGCTGCAGAGCGATCTGGACGTGGCCATGTGGCTGCTCTCGGAGGCGCACGTGGCGACGGTGGCGGGGACGCCGTTTGGCGCGCCGGGGTATCTGCGCTTCTCGTATGCGGCGTCCGAGGAGGACATCGAGGCGGGCATCGCGGCCATCCGTACCCTGGCGAGCCGCAGGTAGAGGCTGTCCGTCAAAAACCCTCTTGTCGGATTCGGAAGGGTGCGCTAGTGATGGCGCACCTCGTTGGACGCGCGTCGCAGGACGTACGTCGCGACGGACGGGCGCATAACTCAGCGGTAGAGTGCATCCTTCACACGGATGAAGTCACAGGTTCAAATCCTGTTGCGCCCACCCCGCAGTCGATTCGCGTGATGGTCTCGAGGCGCCGAAGGCGCGCGTAGCCCGCGAAGTCGAAGCAGGTAGATGAGGACGCCCCGGGGAAGGGCGTCCGAGCGTCACTTGCCGAGGCGCTTCTCGATGGCGTCGATGGTCGCGCGCAGCTCGGCGCGATTTTTGAGGCACGCGAAGCAGTCGCTGCGGCGGAACATGCCGCAGCCTTTGGTGACGAGCATCGGCTTGAGCAGCCCGAGCGTGCGGGCGTCGCCCTCGACCTTCGCGCGGTCGAACAGGTCTTTGCGGCTGCAGGGCGCCGCGACGCGCAGATCGTTGGCCATGAGGAGCGCCGGGGTCGCGAGCCTTCGCACGACCGGATCTTTGAGCAGCGTCCCCGCGCGCTCCTTCGGGTACTTGCCGATGCCCGGCGCGGTCACCAGCTCGTAGAGC includes:
- a CDS encoding pyridoxal phosphate-dependent aminotransferase — its product is MPRKLAGRLSAVAPSATLAMAAQAAKLRSQGHKVFPFSVGEPDFDTPRHVREAAKAALDAGASHYTAVTGTPELKSAICAATERDRKFRPTPAQITVSVGAKHALFNLALALYEPGDEVIIPAPYWVSYPEQVRIVGATPVVVETRVEDGFRMSAAQLEAAITERTKAIILCTPSNPTGAGYAEAHLRPLLDVVRRHDVWLIVDEIYADLVYDGFEHVSVPAIADDLRDRTIVVSGVSKTYAMTGWRIGWSITPPEVAKALDVVQGQSTTNPTAVAQAAAVAALSGPQDDVHAMRAAFERRRNLMVEGLRSIPGVSCRMPEGAFYAFPDVRGLYGIAHGGGTLQSDLDVAMWLLSEAHVATVAGTPFGAPGYLRFSYAASEEDIEAGIAAIRTLASRR